A window of Desulfomonile tiedjei genomic DNA:
AAGAAGGGGTCGCGGCGTATGATCGACAAGAGTATGCCAGTGCCCTGGAAATACTGAAGCCGCTGGCGGTTAACGGGAACGCTGACGCTCAGTTCCTTCTGGCCCGGATGTACGCGGGCGGCCAGGGAGTGGCCAAAGATGAGCAAGAAGCGGTCAAATGGGTCGTCATTTCCGCGGGCAACGGGAATATCCAGGCCCAGGAAACTCTAGCCTCCTGGGCGATAAGAGAATTCATGCAGCATGGTCAAAACGTTGAGGATAAGCAACAGAAGATTGAATGGATAAAGTCTTCCGCGGAACGAGGGAACTCGGAAGCCATGAATAT
This region includes:
- a CDS encoding sel1 repeat family protein codes for the protein MRSLLVLWAVVALSTVAFAASDLEEGVAAYDRQEYASALEILKPLAVNGNADAQFLLARMYAGGQGVAKDEQEAVKWVVISAGNGNIQAQETLASWAIREFMQHGQNVEDKQQKIEWIKSSAERGNSEAMNMLGMIYSSGNGVPMTTIEAEKWYCRAINQGHPTAARNLGLMMAGTIYYMERVKKVGEKLDPACSKVE